The proteins below are encoded in one region of Sphingobium sp. CR2-8:
- a CDS encoding zinc-binding dehydrogenase, whose protein sequence is MQRSATDHVRHSREMLNKIRPKSSSPHPDLSDHALEQARRRLEERVSAMTMQAVVMQQGMLNLARIPTPIPRAGEVLVKTLACGICGSDLHCVTHSQQLIDSTRAVTGGELFDINEPVVLGHEICAEVVDYGPGTRKVNALGSRVVSVPFLPRPQPVMIGLSGVETPGGFAEFMILSEDLLIPVPDDLPADIATLAEPMAVAVHAINRGNLGKDDVPIVIGCGPIGLAIIAVLKMRGIGPIVAADFSPSRRKMAERLGADVVVDPRETSPYDSWRGLAGASDPARLGRQTQLFMGFPFRQSVIFECVGVPGIIQQILANAPPCSKVVVAGVCLELDQFIPVYAIFKEIDLIFCITYTPDEFAQTFAAIASGKLDVAPLITSRVGLDGVAGAFASLADPERDAKIVVVPH, encoded by the coding sequence TTGCAGCGCAGCGCCACTGATCATGTCCGTCATAGTCGTGAAATGTTAAACAAGATTCGTCCAAAGTCAAGTTCGCCGCATCCAGACCTGTCAGACCATGCCCTAGAACAAGCGCGACGACGCTTGGAGGAGAGGGTTTCTGCGATGACGATGCAGGCAGTCGTGATGCAACAGGGTATGCTCAATTTGGCGCGCATACCCACGCCTATTCCCCGTGCGGGGGAAGTTCTGGTCAAGACGCTGGCCTGCGGCATCTGTGGTAGCGATCTACATTGTGTGACCCATAGTCAGCAGTTGATCGATAGTACCCGTGCGGTGACCGGGGGCGAACTGTTCGATATTAACGAGCCGGTCGTCTTGGGCCATGAAATCTGCGCCGAGGTGGTCGACTACGGGCCAGGGACGCGCAAGGTGAACGCATTGGGTTCACGGGTCGTGTCGGTGCCGTTCCTGCCGCGCCCGCAACCCGTCATGATCGGGCTGTCAGGTGTCGAGACGCCGGGCGGGTTCGCCGAATTCATGATATTGTCCGAAGACCTTTTGATCCCCGTGCCCGACGATCTCCCCGCCGATATCGCGACCCTGGCGGAACCGATGGCGGTCGCCGTACACGCCATCAATCGCGGAAACCTGGGCAAGGATGATGTGCCCATCGTCATCGGCTGCGGACCGATCGGTCTTGCTATCATCGCCGTGCTGAAAATGCGCGGGATCGGTCCGATCGTCGCTGCGGACTTCTCCCCGTCCCGCCGGAAAATGGCGGAACGGCTTGGCGCCGATGTCGTCGTCGATCCGCGCGAAACGTCACCATATGACAGTTGGCGCGGGCTGGCGGGGGCGTCTGATCCGGCGCGCTTGGGTCGCCAGACTCAGCTATTCATGGGATTCCCGTTCAGACAGTCGGTCATCTTTGAATGCGTCGGCGTCCCCGGAATTATCCAACAGATATTGGCCAACGCGCCGCCATGTTCGAAAGTCGTCGTAGCCGGTGTCTGCCTGGAACTGGATCAGTTCATACCGGTCTATGCGATCTTCAAGGAAATCGACCTCATTTTCTGCATCACTTACACACCCGACGAATTCGCCCAAACCTTTGCGGCCATCGCATCGGGGAAACTCGATGTGGCGCCGCTTATCACCAGCCGGGTCGGACTGGATGGCGTCGCTGGCGCCTTCGCCAGCCTCGCAGATCCCGAACGGGACGCGAAGATCGTCGTTGTCCCTCACTGA
- a CDS encoding 2,4'-dihydroxyacetophenone dioxygenase family protein: MTATAAAANVPAFSLPQDRLLTLNINETTVLQDAAGPGVSFQPLYVDPELGVWTVIGIFAPGASVPMHIHTGPVHGFTMKGSWYYAEYPDQVQVPGSYLYEPASSLHTVVSPEGNTEDTHVLFIVNGANVNFGPDGQFHSILDAMTIQKMIEQWSQANGGAAVDYIAGGSARQISKA; this comes from the coding sequence ATGACCGCCACTGCCGCTGCTGCCAATGTCCCGGCCTTTTCCCTGCCGCAAGACCGTCTACTGACGCTGAATATCAATGAAACTACAGTCTTGCAGGACGCCGCCGGACCAGGCGTCAGTTTTCAGCCGCTCTATGTCGATCCGGAACTGGGTGTGTGGACGGTAATCGGGATTTTCGCGCCCGGCGCAAGCGTGCCTATGCATATCCATACCGGACCGGTGCATGGTTTCACGATGAAGGGCAGCTGGTATTACGCCGAATATCCTGACCAGGTGCAGGTGCCTGGGTCCTATCTGTATGAGCCGGCCTCTTCGCTCCACACCGTCGTCTCGCCCGAAGGCAATACCGAAGACACGCATGTTCTGTTCATCGTCAACGGCGCGAACGTGAACTTCGGGCCGGATGGTCAGTTCCACTCGATCCTAGATGCTATGACGATCCAGAAAATGATAGAACAGTGGTCGCAGGCGAACGGCGGAGCAGCTGTCGACTATATCGCTGGCGGGTCGGCACGCCAGATCAGCAAAGCGTGA
- a CDS encoding TetR/AcrR family transcriptional regulator, giving the protein MTKDRAPQVRRKLSARKQKTYVRLLKIAVDSLEKLGFDNVVIRDVAQEAEVSPATIYNVFGTKEAFLSAALELRTRTFIAENPVAEGVGLEGMEQTNRNLAQSSIGSNQLVRSVATMLAKDSSLFGVRHIYHDVYATCIAGMAHTGLLAPNTDANALAFLMMISHNASLNVWASGELGDDKLGVLLDLASYGHLMPFASEDFLAVLDERYAAKFKLIGDVDFNSFLMRDRIGPGGLDVAELARLDLGL; this is encoded by the coding sequence ATGACGAAAGACAGGGCGCCACAGGTCCGGCGCAAATTATCCGCGCGTAAGCAGAAAACCTATGTGCGCCTGCTCAAGATCGCCGTGGACTCGCTGGAAAAGCTCGGTTTCGATAATGTAGTTATCCGCGATGTGGCTCAAGAGGCTGAGGTTTCTCCGGCAACGATCTACAATGTATTCGGCACCAAGGAAGCGTTCCTGTCTGCCGCGCTGGAGCTTCGCACGCGTACCTTTATCGCGGAAAATCCGGTTGCGGAGGGCGTAGGGCTGGAGGGTATGGAGCAGACCAACCGCAACCTTGCGCAATCCAGCATCGGTTCCAATCAACTGGTCCGTTCCGTAGCGACGATGCTGGCCAAGGATTCGTCCCTATTTGGCGTTCGGCATATCTATCATGATGTGTATGCCACCTGCATCGCCGGTATGGCGCACACAGGTTTGCTGGCGCCCAATACCGATGCCAACGCCTTGGCTTTTCTGATGATGATTTCGCACAACGCTTCCCTCAACGTTTGGGCGTCGGGTGAACTTGGCGATGACAAGTTGGGCGTGCTGTTAGATCTGGCGTCCTACGGCCATCTGATGCCCTTTGCTTCAGAAGATTTTCTGGCAGTGCTGGATGAACGCTATGCGGCGAAGTTCAAACTGATCGGCGATGTGGATTTCAATTCTTTCCTGATGAGAGACCGGATCGGCCCTGGCGGCCTGGATGTCGCCGAGTTGGCACGCCTTGATCTGGGCCTCTAG
- a CDS encoding SDR family NAD(P)-dependent oxidoreductase, producing MVHFDLSGKTVLITGASSGLGQHFARLLGSAGAQVVATARRIEPLQSLSREICAQGGQCAFRSLDVTDEQEVAECFDAHGNIDILVNCAGIVSDGPVIDQESANWDQVIDTNLRSLFLTSRAFARMAKAQNRGGAIVNIASILGLRQAGNVAAYAVSKAGVIQFTKVLALEFARLGIRVNALAPGYFETQLNRQFFESEAGKKLIGRIPSRRLGKPEELDGAFLLLCSDAASYITGSVLTVDGGHSVNSL from the coding sequence ATGGTGCATTTCGATCTTTCTGGAAAGACTGTTCTGATTACAGGCGCAAGCAGCGGGCTCGGTCAGCATTTTGCCAGGTTGTTGGGCAGTGCCGGTGCGCAAGTCGTGGCAACAGCGCGGCGTATTGAACCTTTGCAGAGCTTGTCGCGGGAAATATGCGCGCAAGGTGGCCAATGTGCATTTCGATCGCTGGATGTTACCGACGAGCAAGAGGTGGCCGAATGCTTTGATGCCCATGGCAATATCGATATTCTGGTGAATTGCGCGGGGATTGTATCTGATGGCCCTGTCATCGATCAGGAAAGTGCCAATTGGGATCAGGTGATCGACACGAACTTGCGTTCCCTGTTCCTGACATCGCGCGCCTTTGCCAGAATGGCGAAGGCGCAGAACCGTGGCGGTGCGATTGTCAATATCGCGTCTATATTAGGGTTGCGCCAGGCCGGGAACGTGGCCGCCTATGCCGTATCCAAGGCAGGCGTTATCCAGTTCACCAAGGTGCTGGCGCTTGAATTCGCGCGCCTTGGCATTCGCGTCAATGCACTCGCGCCGGGCTATTTCGAAACGCAATTGAACAGGCAGTTCTTTGAAAGCGAAGCGGGCAAAAAGCTGATCGGGCGTATCCCCTCGCGCAGATTGGGCAAGCCCGAAGAACTTGATGGCGCATTTCTGCTGCTATGTTCCGATGCGGCAAGCTATATAACTGGCAGCGTCCTTACCGTTGATGGCGGGCATAGCGTCAATTCCTTGTAA
- a CDS encoding acetoacetate decarboxylase family protein: MSADRLRLYGDPPFKFRGTRSLLVIYAATKEDVAPYLPPQLQPADNPIVVFSVMDCPDVSGLGPHIGGCLSISAKYNNEIGNYVSWLVTDTEASLIGFRETYGWPAIFGSTVLEERNGLVTARIERGGKALLNISVQVSGDVITEFAESDSFLLKDIPSSFNPLKYTSRIIATRSHIHNIKMRAGSGTLHFEPIPEIGLLAPPVGQMLTALYGTWDDIYPVSARILD; the protein is encoded by the coding sequence ATGAGCGCTGATAGATTGCGCCTGTATGGAGACCCGCCCTTCAAGTTTAGGGGGACGCGATCTCTGTTGGTGATATATGCTGCAACCAAAGAGGATGTCGCGCCTTATCTACCGCCACAATTGCAGCCTGCAGATAATCCAATAGTCGTGTTCAGCGTTATGGATTGCCCTGATGTATCAGGTTTAGGGCCACATATAGGTGGATGCCTATCAATTTCTGCCAAATATAATAATGAAATTGGCAATTATGTGAGCTGGCTTGTCACTGACACGGAAGCCAGTCTTATTGGGTTTCGTGAAACCTACGGCTGGCCCGCAATCTTTGGTTCCACTGTTCTGGAAGAACGCAATGGGCTTGTTACTGCCAGGATCGAAAGAGGCGGCAAAGCACTGCTGAATATATCGGTGCAGGTCAGTGGCGATGTGATTACTGAATTTGCGGAGTCGGACAGCTTTTTGCTGAAGGATATACCCAGCTCATTCAATCCCCTTAAATATACTTCACGGATTATCGCTACGCGTTCGCATATTCATAACATCAAAATGCGGGCCGGAAGCGGCACTTTGCACTTCGAACCAATTCCCGAAATTGGGCTGTTGGCTCCGCCAGTCGGCCAGATGTTGACGGCGCTATATGGAACATGGGATGATATATATCCAGTTTCTGCAAGAATATTAGATTGA
- a CDS encoding metal-dependent hydrolase — protein MIPRKISINFSDVPLHWTRIPEFATMQNAGSPIASQSEIFVNGMMAKAKKYIAPEKTGLLEEMRIFVEQESNHCNLHASFNRELYARGYHAVREYEARMRIFYKNMLKDRSVQFCAAYCAGFENIALFSSKFAFEHAPDLFEGGDQRMVDLYKWHLAEEFEHRTVAHAVFKEVSGNYFMRLYGTFVAFRSLNKFQKDIYEIITKIDYQSISKEEIEQSKKREKRLKKRMAFYIIPRMLKIVLPYYNPENHSIPQSVQESLDYYEKMAAA, from the coding sequence GTGATACCGAGAAAAATATCCATAAACTTCAGCGATGTACCCCTTCACTGGACCAGGATTCCCGAATTTGCAACCATGCAGAATGCAGGCAGCCCCATTGCTTCGCAAAGCGAGATCTTCGTCAATGGAATGATGGCCAAAGCCAAAAAATATATTGCGCCGGAAAAAACCGGGCTACTTGAGGAAATGCGCATTTTCGTGGAGCAGGAATCCAATCACTGCAACCTGCATGCGTCGTTCAACAGAGAATTATATGCGCGCGGTTATCACGCGGTGCGCGAATATGAAGCGCGGATGCGGATTTTCTATAAGAACATGCTGAAAGATCGTTCGGTGCAATTTTGTGCGGCCTATTGTGCCGGTTTTGAGAATATCGCACTGTTCAGTTCAAAATTCGCTTTTGAGCATGCGCCTGATCTTTTTGAGGGTGGAGATCAGCGAATGGTCGATTTGTATAAGTGGCATCTTGCCGAAGAATTTGAACATCGTACCGTTGCTCACGCCGTTTTCAAGGAAGTGTCCGGTAACTATTTCATGCGTCTTTACGGAACATTCGTGGCATTCAGATCTCTTAATAAGTTCCAAAAGGATATATATGAGATAATAACGAAAATAGACTATCAATCCATTTCTAAAGAAGAAATCGAACAATCGAAGAAGAGAGAAAAGCGCCTAAAAAAGCGAATGGCATTTTACATCATTCCAAGAATGCTAAAAATTGTTCTGCCTTACTATAATCCAGAAAATCATAGCATTCCTCAGTCCGTTCAGGAATCTCTGGATTATTATGAGAAAATGGCAGCAGCATAA
- a CDS encoding NADP-dependent oxidoreductase — protein sequence MINMAWILKHRPQGDDWRSAIAYEEFPVSALQDGDVLLRTLYISLDPANRLWMREEASYILPLPLGQPLWGSVLAEVVESRSDALQVGDIVMAQASWAQYSVVQASAAYKVAAIPGLPLSALVSVLGLVGWTAYFGIVEVGAAKPGDVLVVSGAAGAVGSLVGQIGKNLGLHVIGIAGNDEKCRWLTQDLGFDAAINYRTENIAERLAVLAPAKSDLGGGVDLYFENVGGAVGNAVYSQLAHHARVVLCGLISQYNSDFKGDGADLSHILMRSATIKAFIVSDYASRIPEAVQALVEWILAGKLKYELDIIDGLDGLADGFARLFEAGGGHKGKLLVRLDATCA from the coding sequence ATGATCAACATGGCCTGGATTTTGAAACACCGCCCCCAGGGCGATGATTGGCGCTCCGCCATCGCATATGAAGAGTTTCCGGTGTCGGCGTTGCAAGACGGCGACGTGCTGCTTCGCACGCTCTATATCTCGCTTGATCCGGCCAATCGCCTGTGGATGCGGGAAGAGGCATCCTATATCCTTCCGTTGCCTTTGGGGCAGCCATTATGGGGTTCGGTCCTCGCGGAAGTCGTGGAATCTCGATCCGATGCGCTGCAGGTCGGCGATATCGTCATGGCCCAGGCATCATGGGCGCAATACAGCGTCGTCCAAGCTTCGGCGGCCTATAAAGTCGCGGCCATTCCCGGCCTGCCGTTATCCGCCTTGGTCAGCGTACTGGGTCTTGTCGGCTGGACGGCGTATTTCGGTATCGTTGAGGTAGGAGCCGCCAAACCAGGCGATGTGCTGGTGGTGTCCGGTGCCGCAGGGGCGGTGGGATCCCTTGTGGGGCAGATTGGGAAAAACCTTGGGCTTCATGTGATTGGCATTGCCGGCAATGACGAAAAATGCCGCTGGCTGACGCAGGATCTGGGGTTCGATGCCGCGATCAATTATCGCACGGAAAATATAGCCGAACGCCTCGCCGTTCTGGCGCCCGCCAAAAGCGATTTGGGTGGTGGTGTCGATCTATATTTCGAAAATGTCGGTGGCGCGGTGGGTAACGCGGTTTACAGCCAGCTTGCGCACCATGCCCGTGTCGTGTTGTGCGGCCTGATCTCGCAATATAATAGTGATTTCAAGGGTGACGGCGCCGATCTCAGCCACATTCTGATGCGGAGTGCGACGATCAAGGCCTTTATCGTTTCCGACTATGCTTCGCGCATCCCCGAAGCTGTTCAGGCGCTTGTGGAATGGATTCTGGCAGGCAAGCTGAAATATGAACTCGATATTATCGATGGTCTGGACGGGCTGGCCGATGGTTTTGCCAGGCTTTTCGAAGCAGGGGGCGGCCATAAGGGCAAATTGCTGGTCCGGCTTGACGCCACGTGCGCATGA
- a CDS encoding SDR family NAD(P)-dependent oxidoreductase: MTAARKPDDLAGNIILVTGAKGAIGNATVASLAAAGATVVPTDIVGEGDVLAHDVTSLEAWQSVAAHIEQRHGQLDGLVHNAGISFTKAFAQTSIEDWRKVQTINVESVVIGTQAMLPLLMTAGAKNSAGASIVILSSIAGLRGSSMHAAYCASKGAVKLLAKSLANEFADMKLGIRVNTVHPGPIEGAMMEHVASGFAQATGLDPEKVKTLIDSGNPMGRMGKPEEVAHAIQFLCSDGAAFITGTEISVDGGASSR, translated from the coding sequence ATGACCGCCGCGCGCAAGCCGGACGATCTTGCCGGTAATATCATCCTCGTCACAGGCGCCAAGGGCGCAATCGGCAACGCAACGGTCGCATCGCTGGCAGCGGCGGGGGCCACCGTCGTTCCTACGGACATCGTGGGTGAGGGCGATGTGCTGGCTCATGATGTGACATCTCTAGAAGCCTGGCAATCCGTAGCCGCGCATATAGAGCAGCGTCATGGCCAACTTGACGGGCTGGTGCACAATGCCGGCATCAGCTTCACCAAAGCCTTTGCGCAGACCAGCATAGAGGATTGGCGCAAGGTTCAGACGATCAATGTCGAAAGTGTTGTGATCGGCACGCAGGCTATGTTGCCCCTGCTGATGACGGCCGGAGCCAAGAATAGCGCAGGGGCGTCCATCGTTATCCTGTCGTCTATCGCCGGTCTGCGGGGATCCTCCATGCATGCGGCATATTGTGCCAGTAAGGGCGCAGTGAAATTGTTGGCGAAATCTCTGGCGAACGAATTCGCAGACATGAAATTGGGCATCCGCGTCAACACCGTGCACCCAGGACCGATCGAAGGTGCCATGATGGAACATGTCGCCAGCGGCTTTGCCCAGGCGACAGGCCTTGACCCTGAGAAGGTGAAGACGCTGATCGATTCCGGCAATCCGATGGGCCGAATGGGCAAGCCCGAAGAGGTGGCCCACGCCATTCAATTTCTGTGCTCGGATGGCGCAGCTTTCATAACCGGCACCGAAATTTCCGTTGATGGCGGCGCATCCAGCCGTTGA
- a CDS encoding zinc-binding dehydrogenase, protein MTMQAVVKRGASLLLEDIAIPQPGKGQVLVRTTHCGICGSDIHAHHHYDAMIDAGRRTGLPTGNLDPAKDVIFGHEFCAELVDYGPETEKKVALGTSICALAMNFDDDRIEGVGYSNRYNGGYAEYMVLTESLLLPVTNGLPSELAALTEPMAVAVHAVAKADQANSAYYVVGCGPIGLAIILELKARGLGPIIAADLQPERRALAEQLGADHVLDPSQSDPLELWRSLGVPTELLALGMASNPRRPVIFECVGRPGLLNTLICQAPPAAQIIVAGVCMAKDQIEPMIANNKEIDLRFVMAYTAQEFSDTLRRLCEGELSAGALITGTVDLAGVAGAFDLLHTNPQHAKVMVAPGSGRHL, encoded by the coding sequence ATGACCATGCAAGCCGTCGTCAAGCGTGGCGCCAGTCTCCTGCTGGAAGATATCGCCATACCACAACCGGGCAAAGGACAGGTGCTGGTGCGCACCACCCATTGCGGCATTTGTGGTTCAGATATTCACGCCCATCATCATTACGACGCCATGATCGATGCCGGGCGGCGCACAGGTTTGCCCACGGGCAATCTCGATCCGGCCAAGGATGTCATCTTCGGGCATGAATTTTGCGCCGAACTGGTCGATTATGGCCCGGAAACCGAAAAGAAGGTTGCGTTGGGAACATCCATTTGCGCCTTGGCGATGAACTTCGATGACGATCGCATCGAGGGCGTTGGTTATTCCAACCGCTATAATGGCGGCTACGCGGAATATATGGTCCTGACGGAAAGCTTGCTGCTGCCTGTGACCAATGGCCTGCCATCCGAACTGGCGGCGCTGACCGAACCCATGGCCGTGGCCGTCCATGCCGTCGCCAAGGCGGATCAGGCGAACAGTGCATACTATGTTGTTGGCTGCGGACCGATTGGTCTGGCGATCATATTGGAGCTCAAGGCGCGCGGATTAGGGCCGATCATTGCGGCTGATCTGCAGCCGGAACGTCGCGCACTTGCCGAACAACTGGGTGCTGATCATGTGCTTGATCCCAGCCAGTCAGATCCGCTTGAATTGTGGCGATCTTTGGGCGTTCCAACGGAATTGCTGGCATTGGGGATGGCATCGAACCCGCGACGCCCGGTTATCTTCGAATGTGTCGGCAGGCCCGGGCTGCTCAACACCCTAATCTGTCAGGCTCCGCCGGCAGCCCAGATCATCGTCGCGGGTGTGTGCATGGCGAAGGATCAGATTGAACCGATGATCGCCAACAACAAGGAAATCGATCTGCGCTTCGTGATGGCCTACACGGCGCAGGAGTTTTCCGACACCCTGCGCCGCCTGTGCGAAGGCGAGCTTTCCGCCGGCGCTTTGATAACGGGCACGGTCGATCTTGCGGGTGTGGCCGGGGCTTTCGATCTGCTCCACACCAATCCGCAGCACGCCAAGGTCATGGTGGCGCCGGGCAGTGGAAGGCATTTGTGA
- a CDS encoding 2-oxo acid dehydrogenase subunit E2, whose translation MIDRLVRSWQQAPHFVQMIDIDATAVKAALAAAKAAGSTITLNDFLIEACVLAVQAEPSVNAHIRGTRLVTHGQIVISLAVDTARGLRTPKIPIADPSLDAIARQRVQAIAAIQQGSVLPDQDHPAVVTISNLGKFGIKAGTPVLNLDEPVLVFAGAIEDRVVAIDGAVVVRPYMTLSIAYDHRVVDGMQAARFTSAIKARLENTGVGQ comes from the coding sequence TTGATCGACCGTCTGGTTCGGTCATGGCAGCAGGCGCCGCATTTCGTGCAAATGATCGACATTGATGCGACGGCGGTAAAAGCCGCTCTGGCCGCTGCCAAAGCGGCAGGAAGCACGATCACGCTTAACGATTTTCTGATCGAGGCCTGCGTTTTGGCGGTGCAGGCAGAGCCATCGGTCAATGCCCATATCCGTGGCACCAGGCTGGTCACGCATGGCCAGATTGTCATCAGCCTCGCGGTCGATACCGCGCGGGGTCTGCGGACACCCAAAATCCCGATTGCCGATCCATCGCTTGATGCCATCGCCCGGCAGCGTGTGCAGGCGATCGCCGCGATACAACAGGGTAGCGTGCTGCCCGATCAGGATCATCCGGCCGTCGTCACCATCTCCAATCTGGGCAAATTTGGCATCAAGGCGGGCACGCCCGTGCTTAATCTGGACGAGCCGGTGCTGGTCTTTGCAGGGGCCATCGAGGACCGGGTGGTGGCAATCGATGGCGCGGTGGTTGTGCGCCCTTACATGACGTTGAGCATCGCTTACGATCATCGGGTGGTGGATGGCATGCAGGCGGCACGCTTCACATCGGCCATCAAGGCCCGGCTGGAAAATACAGGAGTTGGCCAATGA
- a CDS encoding biotin/lipoyl-containing protein — protein sequence MSVSATFPVLMPQPAASPPVPAESVSATFPVLMPQLGQAMLTGIIIEWHVADGCTVAQGAPLLTIESDKASFEIEAPASGTLRHIIAQGESADVGIVIGHIGDAAAMAQEPAQAGPAAAATAPVVQQATPNSSPERIAATPKARMAAKGRIDLAMVIPSRADGMIDIADVERALAAAGGRAARLIAKAPNSQHRACN from the coding sequence ATGAGCGTTTCAGCTACTTTTCCTGTTCTTATGCCGCAACCTGCGGCTTCACCGCCTGTCCCTGCCGAGAGCGTTTCAGCTACTTTTCCTGTTCTTATGCCGCAACTGGGGCAGGCGATGTTGACGGGTATCATCATCGAATGGCATGTGGCCGATGGCTGCACCGTGGCGCAAGGCGCGCCATTGCTGACCATCGAATCCGATAAGGCCTCTTTCGAAATAGAGGCGCCCGCCAGCGGAACCTTGCGCCACATCATCGCACAGGGTGAATCGGCTGATGTCGGCATCGTGATCGGCCATATTGGCGATGCTGCGGCCATGGCCCAAGAGCCTGCACAAGCAGGGCCTGCCGCGGCCGCAACCGCCCCTGTGGTGCAGCAGGCCACACCCAACTCATCGCCAGAGCGCATCGCCGCGACGCCCAAGGCGCGGATGGCGGCAAAGGGGCGTATCGATCTGGCCATGGTCATACCCAGCCGGGCAGACGGGATGATTGATATTGCCGATGTGGAGCGCGCGCTTGCCGCTGCCGGGGGGAGAGCGGCGCGGTTGATAGCGAAGGCACCGAACTCCCAGCATCGCGCCTGCAATTGA
- a CDS encoding alpha-ketoacid dehydrogenase subunit beta, translated as MTHITYAQAINRALAEEMERDENVILYGQDVAHWGGIFKVTNGLMNRFGEERVFDSPISENVMVGAGVGAAIMGLRPVVELQFADFLITAADEVLFKAGMWRFMHGGAFKVPLVVRLPSGSTGAGPEHSTCPEAYVMHSPGLLCAVPSTPADAKALLKQAIRNDNPVMYFEHRMLYQQRGPVGDADDVLPFGKARICREGRSLTIVAWQFMLSRVLEAAETLAAEGIDVEVIDPRTLSPFDWETVLASVRKTGGCLVVEEGYRSLGVGAEIGAMICEHAFAYLERPFRRLAIPDVPIPSAPALVDYVIPSVAKILQEVREVMKG; from the coding sequence ATGACACACATTACATATGCGCAAGCGATCAACCGTGCGTTGGCAGAAGAAATGGAACGGGATGAAAATGTCATCCTCTATGGGCAGGACGTTGCGCATTGGGGTGGTATTTTCAAGGTAACCAATGGGCTGATGAATCGCTTTGGTGAAGAGCGGGTCTTCGATTCTCCCATTTCTGAAAATGTCATGGTGGGCGCGGGAGTCGGTGCGGCCATCATGGGTTTGCGCCCGGTGGTGGAACTACAGTTCGCGGATTTCCTGATCACCGCAGCGGATGAAGTGCTGTTCAAGGCAGGCATGTGGCGCTTTATGCACGGGGGCGCGTTCAAGGTGCCCTTGGTCGTGCGTTTGCCGTCTGGCAGCACAGGGGCCGGCCCAGAACATTCAACATGCCCGGAAGCCTATGTAATGCATTCGCCGGGGCTATTATGTGCGGTGCCTTCCACGCCGGCGGATGCCAAGGCGCTGCTGAAGCAGGCTATCCGCAACGATAACCCGGTCATGTATTTCGAACATCGCATGCTGTACCAGCAGCGTGGACCGGTGGGGGATGCGGACGATGTCCTGCCCTTTGGCAAGGCGCGCATTTGCCGCGAAGGACGATCGCTGACCATCGTGGCATGGCAATTCATGCTGTCGCGCGTGTTGGAAGCGGCTGAAACCCTTGCCGCGGAGGGTATCGACGTGGAGGTGATCGATCCACGCACATTATCGCCCTTCGATTGGGAAACCGTCCTGGCCTCCGTCCGCAAGACGGGCGGTTGTCTGGTCGTGGAAGAAGGGTATCGTTCCCTGGGTGTCGGCGCGGAAATCGGCGCGATGATCTGCGAACATGCTTTCGCCTATCTCGAAAGGCCGTTCCGCCGCCTGGCCATTCCCGATGTTCCCATCCCCTCTGCACCGGCGCTGGTGGATTATGTGATCCCCTCAGTCGCCAAAATTCTTCAAGAAGTTCGGGAGGTTATGAAGGGATGA